The Sulfolobus acidocaldarius DSM 639 genome has a window encoding:
- a CDS encoding SufD family Fe-S cluster assembly protein — protein sequence MGLIDFSSAQNYISKLENRSERERLLSQFLTMPYQRINDSPSLKHYTDWNRLEALNLEIKDINAKEPSKPILDQEYKILTIPQPTKLDGFIKIEDKPENALIKADEHKLVSLVLALSKKTIIDLSAITPRKLLIYHNSSSNSLIPANIELKIPEGENVDVVYFSETDDQNSMTSSLISFVVPQNSTLNLSIISLSAHSFIYTKGLVKGTINANIFSSKTKLTHIDYYVDLDEKAQSTFSSRAIGIEDNNVDIRVAVNHLGVQSRSEGTLRGISTDSSLVIVRGNAIISESGIDSSTSIIGKAYTIGKDSKAIVAPMLEVKTGKVQMAKHSASISKVPEDLIFYLESRGFSRKEAESLIIKGFMIDENDPKFLVDLINEILTERKILVSV from the coding sequence ATGGGCTTAATTGATTTTTCTTCTGCACAAAATTACATTTCTAAATTAGAAAATAGAAGCGAAAGAGAAAGACTTCTTTCACAATTTCTTACAATGCCATACCAGAGAATAAACGACTCTCCTTCTTTAAAACATTACACTGACTGGAATAGACTTGAAGCATTAAACTTAGAAATAAAAGATATTAATGCTAAAGAACCTTCTAAACCTATTTTAGATCAGGAGTATAAAATTCTAACTATACCCCAACCCACAAAATTAGATGGATTTATAAAGATAGAAGATAAGCCGGAGAATGCTCTAATAAAAGCTGATGAGCATAAGTTAGTAAGTTTAGTCCTTGCATTGTCTAAAAAGACAATAATTGATCTATCTGCAATCACACCTAGAAAATTATTAATTTACCATAATTCGTCCAGTAACTCATTAATACCAGCTAATATAGAGCTAAAGATCCCTGAAGGTGAAAATGTTGATGTAGTGTACTTTAGTGAAACCGATGATCAGAACTCGATGACTTCAAGTTTGATTTCGTTCGTAGTACCGCAAAACTCTACTCTTAACTTGTCCATAATTTCTCTTTCAGCCCATTCCTTCATTTATACAAAAGGATTAGTTAAGGGAACAATAAATGCGAATATATTTTCATCTAAAACTAAGCTAACTCACATAGATTATTATGTTGATTTAGATGAAAAAGCTCAGTCCACATTTTCATCAAGGGCAATAGGCATAGAGGATAATAATGTTGATATTAGAGTTGCTGTAAATCACTTAGGAGTACAGAGTAGAAGTGAAGGAACCCTCAGAGGAATTTCTACAGATAGTTCGTTAGTTATAGTTAGAGGGAATGCAATAATAAGTGAAAGCGGAATTGACTCCTCCACATCAATAATTGGAAAAGCCTATACCATAGGGAAAGATTCAAAGGCAATAGTAGCACCTATGTTAGAAGTTAAGACTGGAAAAGTACAAATGGCTAAACATTCAGCATCTATATCTAAAGTTCCTGAAGATTTAATATTCTATTTGGAATCTAGAGGATTTAGCAGAAAGGAAGCTGAGTCTCTTATAATAAAAGGGTTTATGATTGACGAGAATGATCCTAAATTCCTTGTTGATCTTATTAACGAAATACTTACGGAGCGTAAGATATTAGTTTCAGTCTAG
- a CDS encoding ribbon-helix-helix protein, CopG family, which yields MRVITFKVDEDLLQELDLYAINSKSSRSEIIREALIRYLKDRK from the coding sequence ATGAGAGTAATCACATTTAAAGTAGATGAGGATTTACTACAAGAGCTAGATCTTTACGCTATAAACTCTAAATCAAGTAGGAGCGAAATTATAAGAGAAGCACTAATAAGGTACTTAAAGGATAGGAAGTAA
- a CDS encoding alcohol dehydrogenase catalytic domain-containing protein: MKALFFEKSGLNNLKFGDIKEPEIGAHDVLIRVKMAGVNPIDYFVVEGIPVKPLPHIPGAEIYGEIVKVGEHVKSVKPGDKVVVYNRVFDGECDFCLAGMEMLCRNGGIISVITNGGFSEYFAVPEKNVFKVNLPDEVAASLPVAALTSYHALKEANVKPTDVVVVFGASGNTGQFALQLARKMGATTIAVSRKQWVKDFADYVVDYENAENKIKDLTGGKLADVVINSVGTSIWDLSLKVLGVNGRLVFFGGLTGSDGKINISALYGKHQKLIGTTGGSRKEMVELISLCKDCKVKVSKVYNLEDGKEALASIMKDRDGRPMIKIS, from the coding sequence ATGAAAGCGTTATTCTTCGAAAAGAGTGGTTTAAACAACCTAAAATTTGGAGATATAAAAGAACCTGAGATAGGTGCACATGATGTATTAATAAGAGTTAAAATGGCAGGAGTAAACCCTATAGATTACTTTGTCGTGGAGGGAATACCGGTAAAGCCACTACCACATATTCCAGGAGCAGAAATTTACGGAGAAATTGTAAAAGTAGGAGAACATGTTAAATCAGTAAAGCCAGGAGACAAAGTAGTAGTGTATAATAGAGTATTTGATGGAGAGTGTGACTTCTGCCTTGCCGGGATGGAAATGTTATGCAGAAATGGTGGAATAATTAGTGTTATAACAAATGGTGGATTCTCAGAGTATTTTGCTGTACCAGAAAAGAACGTATTTAAGGTTAACTTACCTGATGAAGTAGCTGCAAGTTTACCAGTTGCAGCTTTGACCTCTTATCATGCGTTAAAGGAAGCAAACGTTAAACCAACAGATGTTGTAGTAGTATTTGGAGCCTCAGGTAATACAGGACAATTTGCACTACAATTAGCTAGAAAGATGGGTGCCACAACAATAGCTGTAAGTAGAAAACAGTGGGTTAAGGATTTTGCTGATTATGTTGTTGACTATGAAAACGCTGAAAATAAGATTAAAGATCTAACAGGTGGGAAATTAGCTGATGTAGTAATTAATTCTGTTGGAACTTCAATATGGGACTTAAGCCTAAAAGTGCTAGGAGTGAATGGTAGACTAGTGTTCTTCGGTGGACTTACGGGATCTGATGGAAAAATAAATATCTCAGCATTATACGGAAAGCACCAAAAGCTAATTGGAACTACTGGAGGAAGTAGAAAAGAAATGGTAGAACTTATCTCGTTATGCAAAGACTGCAAAGTCAAGGTATCTAAGGTATATAATCTTGAAGACGGTAAAGAAGCCCTTGCAAGTATTATGAAAGATAGGGACGGAAGACCAATGATTAAAATCTCTTGA
- a CDS encoding arginine--tRNA ligase — protein MNPIRSVKEEFCEIVANGLGISKDVIFKTLEYPPREELGDISLPLPSLKLNVRTEVTFSHGKLIKEVRKTGIYVNAFVDEKELFKLLFTEMQDDYGVEKTENPKRIVVEHTSANPIHPLHIGHLRNSILGDTISRMLKIRGHDVNRRFYVNDAGRQVAILTLGYILLGEPEPSPKVDHWFGLIYSITNVIIEIRELKEELKKDLDPDTYKDKINRLDELVATAQSLRERNPEFFDKLADAINSIPDVESEIQKIIKSYEKGDDPKIKQIVRKIVNLNLDGFRESLDKLEISFDVYDYESELLWSGMVDEILSKAFQIAKDYKGTKALELEDINEKIKEILNIPKGLKLPPLVLTRSDGTSLYTTRDIAYTVKKFSDFKADTVINVIAEQQSIPQMQLRASLYLLGYERLAQNLVHYSYGMVNLQGMRMSGRLGRFISLDDVIEKVSEVAKKKIEEKSGDITNLRDIVNSAIRYAILSVASNKPVTFNINNIVDFEQNSGPYLQYTYARAYNILAKNQDEIKLTDADLSDLIGDKRRLLLLIARFPETFNKAIDELRPEDLIDFLRRTADVFNRWYNFERVLQEPDYRKRITRLFIVKGIERVLYNGLNALGIKPLSKM, from the coding sequence GTGAATCCTATAAGAAGTGTAAAAGAGGAATTTTGTGAAATTGTTGCTAATGGACTGGGTATTAGCAAAGATGTAATATTTAAAACCCTAGAATATCCTCCTAGGGAGGAATTAGGAGATATATCATTACCCTTACCCTCATTAAAACTAAATGTTAGAACCGAAGTAACGTTTTCCCATGGAAAATTAATAAAAGAGGTAAGAAAAACAGGGATATATGTAAATGCCTTTGTCGACGAGAAAGAACTATTCAAATTACTCTTCACTGAAATGCAGGATGATTACGGAGTGGAAAAAACTGAGAATCCAAAAAGAATTGTAGTAGAACACACTAGTGCTAATCCTATACATCCTTTACATATAGGTCATCTGAGAAATTCAATATTAGGTGATACGATATCAAGAATGCTTAAAATAAGAGGACATGATGTAAATAGGAGATTTTATGTTAATGATGCAGGAAGACAAGTTGCAATACTAACATTAGGATATATTCTTTTAGGCGAACCTGAGCCATCACCCAAAGTTGACCATTGGTTTGGGCTAATCTACTCTATCACGAATGTTATAATAGAAATAAGGGAACTAAAAGAGGAACTTAAGAAAGATTTAGATCCTGATACTTATAAAGATAAAATAAACAGGCTTGACGAGCTTGTAGCTACTGCTCAATCATTGAGAGAAAGAAACCCTGAATTCTTTGATAAATTAGCAGATGCAATAAACTCAATTCCTGATGTAGAAAGTGAAATCCAAAAAATTATAAAGAGTTATGAGAAAGGCGATGATCCGAAAATTAAGCAGATTGTGAGAAAGATCGTTAATTTAAATTTGGACGGATTTAGGGAAAGTCTCGATAAGTTAGAAATCAGTTTTGATGTATATGATTACGAAAGTGAGTTATTATGGAGTGGTATGGTAGACGAGATTTTGAGTAAGGCATTCCAAATTGCTAAAGACTATAAGGGAACTAAGGCTCTTGAGCTTGAAGATATTAACGAGAAAATAAAGGAAATTCTTAACATACCGAAAGGCTTGAAATTACCACCATTAGTTTTAACCAGATCAGACGGAACATCATTGTACACAACTAGGGACATTGCATATACTGTGAAAAAATTCTCGGATTTCAAAGCAGATACTGTAATTAACGTGATAGCTGAACAACAATCAATTCCTCAAATGCAATTACGAGCATCACTTTATCTTTTAGGATATGAGAGATTAGCACAAAATCTGGTACATTACTCATATGGCATGGTAAATCTTCAAGGAATGAGAATGAGCGGAAGATTAGGGAGATTTATTTCATTAGACGATGTAATTGAAAAGGTAAGCGAAGTAGCAAAAAAGAAAATTGAGGAGAAGTCTGGCGATATAACTAATTTGAGAGATATAGTTAATTCAGCAATAAGATACGCAATATTATCTGTTGCTTCAAATAAGCCTGTAACATTTAATATTAATAACATAGTAGATTTTGAACAGAACAGCGGTCCATATCTCCAATATACCTATGCTAGAGCTTACAATATATTAGCTAAAAATCAGGACGAAATAAAACTCACTGACGCAGACTTGTCGGATTTAATTGGAGATAAAAGACGTCTTCTCTTACTAATAGCAAGATTTCCAGAGACTTTTAATAAAGCCATAGACGAATTAAGACCTGAAGATCTAATTGACTTCCTAAGAAGAACAGCTGATGTCTTTAATAGATGGTATAATTTTGAAAGAGTACTACAAGAGCCTGATTATAGGAAGAGGATTACAAGACTGTTTATCGTTAAGGGAATTGAGAGGGTATTATACAATGGTCTTAATGCATTAGGGATAAAGCCTCTAAGCAAGATGTAA
- the thsA gene encoding thermosome subunit alpha — MAGPVLLFKEGTSRSSGRDALRNNILAAVTLAEMLKSSLGPRGLDKMLIDSFGDVTITNDGATIVKEMEIQHPAAKLLVEAAKAQDAEVGDGTTSAVVLAGLLLDKAEELLEQNVHPTIIIDGYKKALTKALEIIDQLSLKIDVNDLSSPTAKAQLKKIVSTTMSSKFIAGGAEEIDKIIDLVIDAITIVAEKRPDGTYNVPLDLIKIDKKKGGSIEDSILVHGLVLDKEVVHAGMPRRVEKAKIAVLDAALEVEKPEISAKISITSPEQIKSFLDEEARYLKEMVDKLASIGANVVICQKGIDDVAQHFLAKKGILAVRRVKRSDIEKLEKALGARIISSIKDATPEDLGYAELVEERRIGNDKMVFIEGAKNPRAVNILLRGSNDMALDEAERSLNDALHSLRNVLMKPMIVAGGGAVESELALRLREYARSVGGKEQLAIEKFAEALEEIPMILAETAGMEPIQALMDLRARHAKGLVNSGIDAVNGKIADDMMKINVIEPVRVKSQVLKSAVEAATAILKIDDLVAASALKTEKGKKEGGEGAGAETPGAPSLE; from the coding sequence ATGGCTGGTCCAGTTCTCCTATTTAAGGAGGGTACTTCAAGAAGCAGCGGTAGAGATGCTTTAAGGAATAACATTTTAGCTGCTGTAACTTTAGCCGAAATGTTAAAGAGTAGCTTAGGACCTAGAGGCTTAGACAAAATGTTGATAGACAGTTTTGGAGATGTGACTATAACTAATGATGGTGCAACTATAGTCAAAGAAATGGAAATTCAGCATCCTGCAGCAAAATTACTAGTAGAGGCAGCAAAGGCTCAGGATGCTGAAGTGGGAGATGGTACAACATCTGCAGTAGTATTGGCAGGTCTGTTGTTAGACAAGGCAGAGGAACTTTTAGAGCAGAATGTTCATCCAACCATAATTATAGATGGTTATAAGAAAGCTTTGACTAAGGCTTTGGAAATCATTGACCAATTATCTCTAAAGATAGACGTAAATGACTTAAGTTCTCCCACTGCAAAGGCTCAATTAAAGAAGATTGTATCAACTACAATGTCCAGCAAGTTCATAGCTGGAGGAGCAGAGGAAATAGATAAAATAATTGACCTTGTGATAGATGCAATCACTATAGTTGCAGAGAAGAGACCAGACGGTACATATAATGTACCTCTTGACTTAATAAAGATTGATAAGAAGAAAGGAGGAAGTATTGAGGATAGTATTTTAGTTCACGGTCTTGTGCTAGACAAAGAAGTAGTACATGCAGGAATGCCAAGGAGAGTAGAAAAGGCAAAAATTGCTGTATTAGATGCAGCTTTAGAGGTTGAAAAGCCAGAAATATCTGCAAAAATCAGCATAACTAGTCCTGAGCAGATAAAGTCTTTCCTTGATGAAGAGGCTAGATATCTCAAGGAGATGGTAGACAAGCTAGCTTCAATTGGAGCAAATGTAGTAATCTGCCAGAAAGGAATTGATGATGTAGCCCAGCACTTCCTTGCAAAGAAGGGAATATTAGCCGTTAGAAGAGTTAAGAGGAGTGACATAGAGAAATTAGAAAAAGCATTAGGAGCTAGAATTATTAGTAGTATTAAGGATGCTACACCAGAGGATTTAGGATATGCTGAACTAGTTGAAGAAAGAAGAATAGGAAATGACAAGATGGTATTTATTGAAGGTGCAAAGAATCCAAGAGCTGTGAATATCTTATTGAGGGGATCCAATGATATGGCTCTAGATGAAGCCGAAAGGAGTCTTAACGATGCCCTACATTCATTAAGAAATGTTCTAATGAAGCCAATGATAGTTGCAGGTGGCGGTGCAGTCGAGTCAGAGTTAGCCTTGAGGTTAAGAGAGTATGCAAGATCTGTTGGTGGCAAAGAGCAGTTAGCCATAGAGAAATTTGCTGAAGCATTAGAAGAAATTCCTATGATATTAGCTGAAACAGCAGGAATGGAACCTATTCAGGCTTTAATGGATCTAAGAGCTAGACATGCAAAAGGATTAGTGAATTCCGGTATTGATGCAGTTAATGGTAAGATTGCGGATGATATGATGAAGATTAACGTAATAGAACCCGTGAGAGTAAAATCTCAGGTACTAAAGAGTGCTGTAGAGGCTGCTACTGCAATATTGAAGATCGATGATTTAGTAGCTGCATCTGCACTGAAGACTGAAAAAGGTAAGAAAGAAGGTGGAGAGGGAGCAGGAGCAGAAACTCCTGGCGCACCTTCATTAGAGTGA
- a CDS encoding ATP-NAD kinase family protein, translating into MNETICLLVNPVAGSGGRIGHKGSDDLRFYNPEIHSKMERFLSTVPKQVKFIVPPGIMGEAFLKKHDFKFSVIDIHIDDPTTRQNTIEASRTFLELECTIIVFAGGDGTARDIYSVVKDKKLLLGIPTGVKMHSGIFANTPEDAGHLIRELINKRVEIVDAEILDIDEEQYRKGKYDVKLYGYAKTISFSTYLTPSKTEIYSEQEELNEITDYLLDNVFQNHPDAVFIIGPGSTTKYIIKRLGYETNFLCTDVVIRNKLIGSCVSYNDLLNLTGELKLIVTPIGGQGFLLGRGNQEIGPGVLKRVNKDDIIVISSRRKLQTFECLRIDTGDPEVDKKFLGIYKVIVGYNEFEPIKICNIT; encoded by the coding sequence ATGAACGAGACAATTTGTTTACTAGTGAACCCTGTAGCAGGAAGCGGAGGTAGAATAGGACATAAGGGTAGTGACGATTTAAGGTTTTATAACCCAGAGATACACTCAAAAATGGAAAGATTCCTTTCTACAGTACCCAAACAGGTTAAATTTATAGTACCTCCTGGAATTATGGGTGAAGCCTTTCTTAAAAAACACGACTTCAAATTTAGTGTGATAGATATCCACATAGACGATCCCACGACAAGACAAAATACTATCGAAGCTTCCAGGACGTTTTTAGAACTAGAATGCACAATAATTGTGTTTGCCGGTGGAGACGGTACAGCTAGAGACATATACAGTGTTGTAAAGGACAAAAAGTTACTACTTGGCATACCTACAGGTGTAAAGATGCATAGTGGAATTTTCGCTAATACACCAGAAGATGCAGGACACTTAATTAGAGAGCTAATCAATAAAAGAGTGGAAATAGTTGATGCTGAGATATTAGATATAGACGAAGAACAATATCGAAAAGGAAAGTACGATGTAAAGTTATACGGTTATGCTAAAACCATATCTTTTTCTACGTATTTAACACCTAGTAAGACAGAAATATACTCAGAACAGGAGGAATTAAATGAGATAACAGACTACCTGTTGGATAATGTATTTCAAAACCATCCAGATGCTGTTTTCATAATAGGTCCAGGTTCTACAACTAAGTACATTATAAAGAGATTAGGTTACGAGACAAATTTTCTTTGTACAGACGTAGTAATTCGGAATAAACTGATAGGAAGTTGCGTTAGTTATAATGATCTGTTAAATTTAACCGGGGAGTTAAAACTTATAGTTACACCTATTGGTGGCCAAGGATTTTTGCTGGGTAGAGGAAATCAAGAGATAGGACCAGGAGTATTAAAGAGAGTAAATAAGGATGATATAATAGTGATCTCTTCAAGAAGAAAATTACAAACATTTGAGTGTTTGAGGATAGATACAGGGGATCCTGAAGTAGATAAGAAGTTCTTAGGGATATACAAAGTAATAGTTGGTTATAACGAATTTGAGCCTATTAAAATATGTAATATTACCTAA
- a CDS encoding DUF4443 domain-containing protein, which produces MEEIISLLKVIEPKKGNRPNFDEAHVLIALDTINKHQPIGRQLLTRMLSLSEASIRTMIRRLRELEFVEVDRVAGIFITDKGKKLLEYLHERTIILENVMIYSIQWKVNGVVILNGINILNKIGILDLRDNLVKLGASKILIAVKNDNQIELPPKTFDESEEIKRLKTELIEKFSNIPSDSLIILFEPQDIHLAYKIIFALLNIHL; this is translated from the coding sequence GTGGAAGAAATAATATCGCTTTTGAAGGTCATTGAACCAAAGAAGGGAAACAGACCTAACTTCGATGAAGCCCACGTGCTAATAGCTTTGGATACCATAAATAAACATCAGCCAATTGGAAGACAATTATTAACGCGTATGTTGTCCCTGTCAGAAGCATCCATAAGAACCATGATAAGAAGACTGAGAGAACTTGAGTTTGTGGAGGTTGACAGAGTTGCTGGGATATTTATCACAGATAAGGGCAAAAAACTATTAGAATATTTACATGAAAGAACTATTATACTAGAAAATGTTATGATATATAGTATACAGTGGAAAGTAAATGGTGTTGTAATCCTAAATGGCATCAACATACTAAACAAAATAGGAATTTTAGACCTCAGAGACAATTTAGTTAAATTAGGTGCATCTAAAATATTAATTGCAGTCAAAAACGATAATCAAATTGAATTACCACCTAAAACATTCGACGAAAGTGAAGAAATCAAGAGATTAAAAACTGAACTAATAGAGAAATTTTCAAATATTCCCAGTGACTCATTAATTATTCTTTTTGAACCCCAAGATATACATTTAGCATATAAGATAATTTTTGCACTACTCAATATACACCTATGA
- the argF gene encoding ornithine carbamoyltransferase — MLKGKSLLTLLDFSNYEIESIINLSFSMKSFVNLNSVPKTLENKKIALIFEKPSTRTRISTELAVKLLGGTSIVLSKSDIQLGRGETVEDTARVLGRYVDGIGARVLNHNSLEILSKYSRKPVINLLSDVSHPLQALTDFMTVKERFGTYTNMAFIGDGTDNVLTSLMEFVSKMGLELRVASPKEFRPKQEVWRRIEEESEKSGAIIEFYEDPYEAVRGVKVVYTDVWVSMGQESIAEEKKKKLKDYKVTRDLMRYASKDAIFMHCLPAVRGEEVEDDVIDGHQSAVWDQAENRLYTAMAVLSLFI; from the coding sequence ATGTTAAAGGGTAAAAGCCTACTAACGTTGTTGGATTTCTCGAATTATGAGATAGAAAGTATTATAAATCTATCATTCTCTATGAAGAGCTTTGTTAATTTAAACAGTGTTCCTAAAACTTTAGAAAATAAAAAGATAGCTCTAATTTTCGAGAAGCCTAGTACTAGGACCAGAATAAGTACCGAGTTAGCTGTAAAGCTTCTTGGGGGTACTAGTATAGTCTTGTCTAAATCAGATATTCAACTAGGAAGAGGAGAAACTGTAGAAGATACTGCTAGAGTTCTAGGAAGATATGTGGATGGCATAGGTGCACGAGTTCTAAATCATAATAGCCTTGAAATACTATCAAAGTATTCTCGGAAGCCTGTCATAAATCTGTTGAGTGATGTATCCCATCCCTTACAAGCGCTAACTGATTTTATGACTGTCAAAGAGAGATTTGGTACGTACACGAATATGGCATTTATAGGAGATGGAACGGACAACGTGCTAACAAGCCTTATGGAGTTTGTGTCTAAGATGGGATTAGAATTAAGGGTAGCCAGTCCAAAGGAGTTCAGACCAAAGCAAGAGGTATGGCGTAGAATAGAAGAGGAGAGTGAAAAAAGTGGTGCGATCATAGAGTTTTATGAAGATCCTTATGAGGCTGTAAGGGGAGTGAAGGTTGTTTATACGGATGTATGGGTAAGTATGGGGCAGGAGAGTATAGCAGAAGAGAAGAAAAAGAAGTTGAAAGACTATAAAGTAACCAGAGATTTAATGAGATATGCCAGTAAAGACGCAATTTTTATGCATTGCTTACCTGCAGTTAGAGGTGAGGAAGTCGAGGATGATGTAATAGACGGTCATCAAAGTGCTGTGTGGGATCAGGCTGAGAACAGACTTTATACTGCTATGGCTGTGCTTTCTCTATTTATTTAA
- a CDS encoding Nre family DNA repair protein, with protein MPKIPAELCIKCKGHKYLCGLSICPILERFKNVTSTVSKIVINNKIEGSTPPSILIGEKNYPKVSLVYNIPPGVIGEEAKDYENPEGWWGRKSLNDIISIRSSLISTILGGLNVRDPYKLYEKEISLAGISEKPVVSETDSSGKIVPKLKFDGILIPRGPSLTVQSIKVSENPKVPRTIQKLIFDDLKAEESVIKLYLDNENYYRIISAFSLGFLGLKRNRKLVPTRWSITAVDQIVGNYLLDNIRTLDTIDNVEYYYGSYLGNHFHIILYPSSHSSTWIEIWHPLSLWTTELIISELSENYWGEYDSLDGGYIAARFSIIEKLYKRRRQAGIIIIREITKDYFAPVGNWHIRETVKRALENKPKTFNTIEESLKYVNTNLEANDKINLLGLKSIKKIIGQRRIDEFLFK; from the coding sequence TTGCCAAAAATACCAGCAGAGTTATGTATCAAGTGCAAGGGACATAAATATTTATGTGGCTTATCAATATGTCCAATACTTGAAAGGTTCAAAAATGTAACAAGTACTGTAAGTAAAATAGTAATCAATAATAAAATAGAGGGATCTACGCCCCCTAGCATTTTAATTGGAGAAAAAAATTATCCGAAAGTATCTCTAGTTTATAATATACCACCTGGAGTTATAGGAGAAGAAGCAAAAGATTACGAGAATCCAGAGGGCTGGTGGGGAAGAAAGAGCCTTAATGACATAATATCCATAAGAAGTTCCCTAATTTCAACAATATTAGGCGGGCTAAATGTTAGAGACCCGTACAAATTATATGAAAAAGAAATCTCTTTGGCTGGAATATCTGAAAAACCTGTAGTTTCAGAAACAGACAGTTCTGGGAAAATAGTTCCTAAACTTAAATTTGATGGTATTCTAATACCCAGAGGACCATCTCTCACTGTTCAGTCAATAAAAGTCAGTGAAAATCCTAAAGTGCCCAGAACAATTCAAAAACTCATATTTGATGACCTTAAAGCAGAGGAAAGTGTAATTAAGCTCTACTTAGACAATGAAAACTACTACAGGATTATAAGTGCTTTCTCTCTTGGTTTTCTAGGACTTAAAAGAAACAGGAAATTAGTGCCGACTAGGTGGAGCATAACAGCAGTAGATCAGATTGTAGGCAATTATCTTTTAGATAATATCAGAACTCTAGACACAATAGATAATGTAGAGTACTATTATGGATCTTATTTAGGCAATCATTTTCATATAATTCTATATCCTTCTTCACATAGCTCCACTTGGATAGAAATATGGCACCCATTATCTTTATGGACTACGGAATTAATAATAAGCGAACTATCTGAGAATTATTGGGGTGAATATGACTCTCTAGATGGTGGATATATTGCAGCTAGATTTTCAATAATAGAAAAACTATATAAGAGAAGAAGACAAGCTGGTATCATAATAATAAGGGAGATAACTAAAGACTACTTTGCACCAGTAGGTAATTGGCACATAAGAGAGACTGTAAAAAGAGCATTAGAAAATAAACCCAAAACCTTCAATACGATCGAAGAGTCATTAAAGTACGTAAATACAAACCTGGAAGCTAATGATAAAATCAACTTATTGGGTCTTAAGAGTATAAAGAAAATAATTGGTCAAAGAAGAATAGATGAGTTTCTTTTTAAATAA
- a CDS encoding CehA/McbA family metallohydrolase, with product MKIDFHVHSFFSDGRESPLNIIKYALRIGLDAIALTDHDTSKGYYTVKDYPVIPGQEVTTEFGHVVILCNFPPSPPREIAKLVDYAKDNNCIVFPSHPFDIFRAGIGKQVYEYKFDAIEVYNSKAPKNANDKALAVSKNLNLPGLANSDAHVIQALGSAYNYFKDISEFNIDNILEHIRKGKIEISPIGLNIKAKIKIIEWSILRKLKIAKNTSRVMYQVQGT from the coding sequence ATGAAAATTGATTTTCATGTGCACTCTTTTTTCAGTGATGGAAGAGAATCACCCCTAAATATAATAAAATATGCTTTAAGAATTGGCTTAGATGCTATAGCACTAACTGACCACGACACCTCAAAAGGTTATTATACAGTTAAAGATTATCCAGTTATACCAGGACAAGAAGTTACTACAGAATTTGGACATGTTGTAATTTTATGTAATTTTCCTCCTTCTCCACCTAGAGAAATAGCAAAATTAGTAGATTACGCAAAGGATAATAACTGCATAGTCTTTCCATCCCATCCTTTCGATATATTTAGAGCCGGCATAGGAAAACAGGTTTACGAATATAAGTTTGATGCAATTGAAGTGTATAACTCCAAGGCACCTAAAAATGCCAATGATAAGGCATTAGCGGTATCTAAAAATTTGAACCTGCCTGGTCTTGCAAACAGTGATGCCCATGTCATACAGGCATTAGGCTCGGCATATAATTATTTCAAAGATATATCAGAGTTCAATATTGATAACATACTAGAGCATATAAGAAAGGGCAAAATAGAAATTAGTCCTATAGGTTTGAACATAAAAGCTAAGATTAAGATTATTGAATGGAGTATTTTGAGGAAACTAAAAATTGCCAAAAATACCAGCAGAGTTATGTATCAAGTGCAAGGGACATAA